In a genomic window of Streptomyces koelreuteriae:
- the mqnE gene encoding aminofutalosine synthase MqnE: MDLGLKRELEEKVRAGVRLTREDGIALYESDDLAWLGGLAHEVRTRKNGDVVHFNVNRHLNMTNVCTASCAYCSFQRKPGEKDAYTMRIEEAVKLAKAMEGENLTELHIVNGLHPNLPWRYYPRSLSELKKALPGVSLKAFTATEIHHFETISGMPASEILDELIDAGLESLTGGGAEIFDWEVRQHIVDHRTHWEDWSRIHRLAHEKGLKTPATMLYGHIEEPRHRVDHVLRLRELQDETGGFQVFIPLRYQHDFVDVKDGKVRNRLQARTQMATGAEALKTFAVSRLLFDNVPHVKVFWVMHGVQTAQLALQHGADDMDGSVVEYKITHDADNFGTPNKLTREDLLDLIRDAGFRPVERNTRYEIIREYEGADPERRESPQPMRV, encoded by the coding sequence ATGGATCTCGGGCTCAAGCGCGAGCTGGAGGAGAAGGTCAGGGCGGGCGTCCGGCTGACCCGTGAGGACGGCATCGCGCTGTACGAGTCGGACGACCTGGCCTGGCTCGGCGGCCTCGCGCACGAGGTGCGCACCCGCAAGAACGGCGACGTCGTGCACTTCAACGTCAACCGTCACCTCAACATGACCAACGTGTGCACGGCCTCCTGCGCCTACTGCTCCTTCCAGCGCAAGCCGGGGGAGAAAGACGCGTACACGATGCGCATCGAGGAGGCCGTCAAGCTCGCCAAGGCGATGGAGGGCGAGAACCTCACCGAGCTGCACATCGTCAACGGGCTGCACCCGAACCTGCCGTGGCGTTACTACCCCCGGTCGCTGAGCGAGCTGAAGAAGGCACTGCCCGGCGTCTCGCTCAAGGCGTTCACGGCCACCGAGATCCACCACTTCGAGACGATCTCCGGGATGCCGGCCTCCGAGATCCTCGACGAGCTGATCGACGCCGGGCTGGAGTCGCTGACCGGCGGCGGCGCCGAGATCTTCGACTGGGAGGTCCGGCAGCACATCGTCGACCACCGCACCCACTGGGAGGACTGGTCGCGCATCCACCGGCTCGCCCACGAGAAGGGTCTGAAGACCCCGGCCACCATGCTCTACGGCCACATCGAGGAGCCGCGGCACCGCGTGGACCACGTGCTGCGGCTGCGTGAGCTGCAGGACGAGACCGGCGGCTTCCAGGTCTTCATCCCGCTGCGCTACCAGCACGACTTCGTCGACGTGAAGGACGGCAAGGTCCGCAACCGCCTCCAGGCGCGGACCCAGATGGCGACGGGCGCCGAGGCGCTGAAGACCTTCGCCGTGTCGCGGCTGCTGTTCGACAACGTGCCGCACGTCAAGGTCTTCTGGGTGATGCACGGGGTGCAGACCGCGCAGCTGGCCCTGCAGCACGGCGCCGACGACATGGACGGGTCGGTCGTCGAGTACAAGATCACGCATGACGCGGACAACTTCGGTACGCCGAACAAGCTGACGCGTGAGGATCTGCTGGATCTGATTCGCGATGCCGGGTTCCGGCCCGTGGAGCGCAACACGCGCTACGAGATCATCCGCGAGTACGAGGGGGCCGACCCGGAGCGCCGGGAGTCGCCTCAGCCGATGCGGGTCTGA
- a CDS encoding Lrp/AsnC family transcriptional regulator: MDAVDRQLIQALRENGRASYAELGRLVGLSGPSVTDRINRLEAAGVITGYRATVDAASLGLGVTALIGISLSDATDHEDVAQRLKDLSEIEDCWFIAGDDSYMLKVRAADVDGLEKMIRRLSGIEGVSRTRTTIVLSTKWENRVGELPEEE, translated from the coding sequence ATGGACGCGGTGGACAGGCAGCTCATCCAGGCCCTGAGGGAGAACGGCCGGGCCTCCTACGCGGAGCTGGGACGCCTCGTCGGACTGTCGGGACCCAGTGTCACCGACCGCATCAACCGGCTGGAGGCGGCCGGTGTCATCACCGGCTACCGGGCCACCGTCGACGCCGCCTCGCTCGGCCTCGGCGTCACCGCCCTCATCGGCATCTCGCTCTCCGACGCCACCGACCACGAGGACGTGGCGCAGCGGCTGAAGGATCTCTCCGAGATCGAGGACTGCTGGTTCATCGCGGGCGACGACTCGTACATGCTCAAGGTGCGGGCGGCCGACGTCGACGGTCTGGAGAAGATGATCCGCCGGCTCAGCGGCATCGAGGGCGTCTCCCGGACCCGTACGACCATCGTGCTCTCCACCAAGTGGGAGAACCGCGTCGGGGAGCTGCCGGAAGAGGAGTAG
- a CDS encoding UbiX family flavin prenyltransferase — protein sequence MNPVKPGETPRTPWIVGVSGASGTPYAAAVLRALLAAGESVDLVVSRASRLTLLDETGISFRDAHWRDDLREWLSRGADGKPDTFAVDLDAVRHWSAGDLAAGPSSGSYPTKGMLIVPASTASVAGVALGLSKDLLQRAASVTLKESRPLVVAVRETPLNGQTLRHLVTLDDAGASVVPASPAFYAGATHIQDLVDFVAGRVLDAAGVPHRLYRRWQGELGGGSHRADSP from the coding sequence GTGAACCCAGTCAAGCCAGGCGAGACGCCGCGTACGCCTTGGATCGTAGGGGTGTCCGGGGCCTCCGGCACTCCGTATGCCGCTGCCGTGCTGCGGGCCCTGCTCGCGGCCGGTGAGAGTGTCGATCTCGTGGTGTCGCGGGCCTCGCGGCTCACCCTGCTGGATGAGACCGGGATCTCCTTCCGGGACGCCCACTGGCGGGACGACCTGCGGGAATGGCTGTCCCGGGGTGCCGACGGCAAGCCCGACACCTTCGCCGTGGACCTCGACGCCGTACGGCACTGGAGCGCCGGCGACCTGGCCGCCGGGCCCTCCTCGGGGTCGTACCCCACCAAGGGCATGCTCATCGTGCCCGCCTCGACGGCGAGCGTGGCCGGGGTCGCGCTCGGGCTGTCGAAGGACCTGCTGCAGCGGGCGGCGAGCGTGACCCTGAAGGAGAGCCGCCCCCTGGTCGTGGCCGTGCGCGAGACCCCGCTGAACGGCCAGACCCTGCGGCACCTGGTGACCCTCGACGACGCGGGCGCGAGCGTCGTACCGGCCTCACCCGCCTTCTACGCGGGCGCGACGCACATCCAGGACCTGGTGGACTTCGTCGCCGGACGCGTCCTCGACGCGGCGGGCGTGCCGCACCGGCTCTACCGCCGTTGGCAAGGTGAGCTCGGCGGCGGATCGCACCGCGCCGACTCCCCGTGA
- a CDS encoding rhomboid family intramembrane serine protease, with amino-acid sequence MSGVEAGRSRGDRVMAAGKLMLVWVALLWVLEVVDVASGHALDGFGVAPREPSELIDVVPSAFIHFGFAHLLANTLPLLVLGFLAALSGLRRFLLVCALIILVDGLGVWLISPPDTNTAGASGLIFGLFGFLLVTGFLERRPLGILTGIVIAAIWGGSILTGLAPTQSGVSWQGHLLGLLAGVAAAFAFRRRPAAPPELIR; translated from the coding sequence ATGTCGGGTGTGGAAGCCGGGCGGTCTCGCGGCGATCGTGTGATGGCCGCGGGCAAGCTGATGCTGGTCTGGGTGGCGCTGCTGTGGGTGCTGGAAGTGGTGGACGTGGCGAGCGGCCACGCGCTGGACGGCTTCGGCGTCGCTCCGCGCGAGCCCTCCGAGCTGATCGACGTCGTCCCCTCGGCGTTCATCCACTTCGGCTTCGCCCATCTGCTGGCGAACACCCTGCCGCTCCTGGTCCTGGGCTTCCTGGCCGCGCTCAGCGGGCTACGCCGTTTCCTGCTGGTCTGCGCGCTGATCATCCTGGTCGACGGCCTGGGCGTCTGGCTCATATCTCCGCCGGACACCAACACCGCGGGCGCCTCCGGCCTGATCTTCGGCCTCTTCGGCTTCCTCCTGGTCACCGGCTTCCTGGAGCGCCGCCCCCTGGGCATCCTCACCGGCATCGTGATCGCCGCGATCTGGGGCGGCTCCATCCTGACCGGCCTGGCCCCGACCCAGTCGGGCGTCAGCTGGCAGGGTCACCTGCTCGGGCTGCTGGCGGGCGTGGCGGCGGCGTTCGCGTTCCGCCGCCGCCCAGCGGCACCGCCCGAGCTCATACGGTGA
- the mqnP gene encoding menaquinone biosynthesis prenyltransferase MqnP, which translates to MSSASAAIPQPGRTKAFLRLVMIEHSVFALPFAYIAALTAMFQVDRNIHWGRLLLVTVCMVGLRTFAMAVNRIIDREIDARNPRTAKRELVTGAMSVRHAWTGALIALVVFLGAAALLNPLCLALAPIAVIPMVVYPYGKRFTNFPQAILGLAQAMGPVGGWLAVTGAWSWDAVILGLAVGIWIGGFDLIYACQDVETDREIGVMSVPARFGIPAAIWGARVCHALTTALFVWYALATDAGAFFWLGLLIVAGAFLYEHSIVRPHDLSRVNRAFFSVNGFIGIALFVCALLDLLVRGLTV; encoded by the coding sequence GTGAGCTCCGCGTCCGCCGCGATCCCCCAGCCGGGACGCACGAAGGCGTTCCTGCGCCTGGTGATGATCGAGCACTCGGTCTTCGCGCTGCCCTTCGCCTATATCGCCGCGCTCACCGCGATGTTCCAGGTGGACCGGAACATCCACTGGGGGCGGCTGCTGCTGGTCACCGTCTGCATGGTGGGGCTGCGTACGTTCGCCATGGCGGTCAACCGGATCATCGACCGGGAGATCGACGCCCGTAACCCGCGGACGGCGAAGCGGGAGCTGGTGACCGGCGCGATGTCGGTACGCCACGCCTGGACCGGGGCGCTGATCGCCCTGGTCGTCTTCCTCGGCGCGGCGGCCCTGCTCAACCCCCTCTGCCTGGCCCTGGCCCCCATCGCGGTGATCCCGATGGTGGTCTACCCCTACGGCAAGCGGTTCACGAACTTCCCCCAGGCCATCCTCGGCCTGGCCCAGGCGATGGGCCCGGTCGGCGGCTGGCTCGCCGTCACCGGGGCCTGGTCCTGGGACGCGGTCATCCTCGGCCTCGCCGTCGGCATCTGGATCGGCGGCTTCGACCTGATCTACGCCTGCCAGGACGTCGAGACCGACCGCGAGATCGGCGTCATGTCCGTCCCGGCCCGCTTCGGCATCCCGGCGGCGATCTGGGGGGCGCGGGTCTGTCACGCGCTGACGACGGCCCTGTTCGTCTGGTACGCCCTCGCCACCGACGCCGGTGCCTTCTTCTGGCTGGGGCTGCTGATCGTCGCGGGCGCGTTCCTGTACGAGCATTCCATCGTCCGACCGCACGATCTGTCCCGCGTGAACCGGGCGTTCTTCAGCGTCAACGGCTTCATCGGGATCGCCTTGTTCGTGTGCGCGCTGCTGGATCTGCTGGTGCGCGGCCTCACCGTGTGA
- a CDS encoding menaquinone biosynthesis decarboxylase encodes MAYDDLRSLLRALEREGDLKRIKAEVDPYLEIGEIVDRVQKAGGPALLFENVRGSGMPLAMNVFGTDRRLLKALELKSYGEISERIGGLLKPELPHGFVGVREAFGKLGSMTHVPPKKVKDGPVHEVVLTGDDVDLDQLPALFTWPKDGGSFFNLGLTHTKDPESGVRNLGLYRLQRHDKRTIGMHWQIHKDSRNHYQVAARRGERLPVAIAFGCPPAVTYASTAPLPGDIDEYLFAGFLAGKRIEMVDCKTVPLQVPAQAEVVIEGWLEPGEMLPEGPFGDHTGFYTPQEPFPALKIDCVTMRKRPLLQSIVVGRPPTEDGPLGRATERFFLPLLKIIIPDIVDYHLPEAGGFHNCAIVSIDKKYPKHAQKVMHAVWGAHMMSLTKLIVVVDADCDVHDLHEVAWRALGNTDYARDLSIVEGPVDHLDHASYQQFWGGKAGIDATKKWPEEGYTRDGGWPDMVESDPETAAKVDRRWKEYGL; translated from the coding sequence ATGGCTTACGACGATCTTCGCTCCCTGCTCAGGGCGCTGGAGCGCGAGGGCGACCTCAAGCGCATCAAGGCCGAGGTGGACCCGTATCTGGAGATCGGGGAGATCGTCGACCGGGTGCAGAAGGCCGGCGGCCCCGCGCTGCTCTTCGAGAACGTGCGCGGGTCCGGCATGCCGCTCGCGATGAACGTGTTCGGCACGGACCGGCGGCTGCTGAAGGCGCTGGAGCTGAAGTCGTACGGCGAGATCTCCGAGCGGATCGGCGGGCTGCTGAAGCCCGAGCTGCCGCACGGGTTCGTCGGCGTGCGCGAGGCCTTCGGCAAGCTCGGCTCGATGACCCACGTCCCGCCGAAGAAGGTCAAGGACGGCCCGGTGCACGAGGTCGTCCTGACCGGGGACGATGTCGACCTCGACCAGCTCCCGGCGCTGTTCACCTGGCCGAAGGACGGCGGCTCCTTCTTCAATCTGGGGCTCACCCACACCAAGGACCCGGAGAGCGGCGTCCGCAATCTCGGGCTGTACCGACTGCAGCGCCACGACAAGCGCACCATCGGCATGCACTGGCAGATCCACAAGGACAGCCGCAACCACTACCAGGTGGCGGCGCGCAGGGGTGAGCGGCTGCCCGTCGCGATCGCCTTCGGCTGTCCGCCCGCCGTGACGTACGCGTCCACGGCCCCGCTGCCCGGGGACATCGACGAGTACCTGTTCGCCGGGTTCCTCGCGGGCAAGCGGATCGAGATGGTCGACTGCAAGACCGTGCCGCTGCAGGTGCCGGCGCAGGCGGAGGTCGTCATCGAGGGCTGGCTGGAGCCGGGCGAGATGCTGCCCGAGGGGCCCTTCGGCGACCACACCGGCTTCTACACGCCGCAGGAGCCCTTCCCCGCGCTGAAGATCGACTGCGTGACGATGCGGAAGCGGCCGCTGCTCCAGTCGATCGTGGTGGGTCGCCCTCCGACGGAGGACGGGCCGCTGGGCCGCGCGACGGAACGCTTCTTCCTGCCGCTGCTGAAGATCATCATCCCGGACATCGTGGACTACCACCTGCCGGAGGCGGGCGGTTTCCACAACTGCGCGATCGTCTCGATCGACAAGAAGTACCCGAAGCACGCGCAGAAGGTCATGCACGCCGTCTGGGGCGCGCACATGATGTCGCTGACCAAGCTGATCGTGGTCGTCGACGCCGACTGCGACGTCCACGATCTGCACGAGGTCGCCTGGCGGGCCCTCGGCAACACGGACTACGCCCGGGATCTGTCGATTGTCGAGGGGCCCGTCGACCATCTCGATCACGCCTCCTACCAGCAGTTCTGGGGCGGCAAGGCGGGCATCGACGCGACGAAGAAGTGGCCCGAGGAGGGCTACACCCGCGACGGCGGCTGGCCCGACATGGTGGAGTCCGACCCGGAGACGGCGGCGAAGGTGGACCGTCGCTGGAAGGAGTACGGCCTGTGA
- a CDS encoding PLD nuclease N-terminal domain-containing protein has product MLRVLMFLVPLALSVYAFIDCISTKDDDIRHMPKPLWALLVLVFPLVGSISWLIAGKKRRPAAEGWSGVRGNRSRQWVAPDDNPDFLKSLDEDKPQDRDRGADPDDPKRDES; this is encoded by the coding sequence ATGCTCCGGGTACTGATGTTCCTCGTGCCGCTGGCGCTGAGCGTGTACGCGTTCATCGACTGCATCAGCACCAAGGACGACGACATCCGCCACATGCCCAAGCCGCTGTGGGCACTCCTCGTACTGGTGTTCCCGCTCGTCGGTTCCATCTCCTGGCTCATCGCCGGCAAGAAGCGCCGCCCGGCCGCCGAAGGCTGGTCCGGCGTCCGAGGCAACCGCTCCCGACAGTGGGTCGCGCCCGACGACAACCCCGACTTCCTGAAGTCCCTCGACGAGGACAAGCCCCAGGACCGGGACAGGGGCGCCGACCCGGACGACCCCAAGCGCGACGAGTCCTGA
- a CDS encoding DUF397 domain-containing protein, giving the protein MNRTGLSAATWIKSSYSDDNGGNCIEVAPGFPETVPVRDSKNPDGPVLVVTRSAWSALLSAVR; this is encoded by the coding sequence ATGAACAGGACCGGACTCAGCGCGGCGACGTGGATCAAGAGCAGCTACAGCGACGACAACGGCGGCAACTGCATCGAAGTAGCCCCCGGTTTCCCCGAAACCGTCCCCGTCCGCGACAGCAAGAACCCTGACGGACCGGTCCTGGTCGTCACCCGGTCCGCCTGGTCAGCCCTGCTCTCGGCCGTCCGCTGA
- a CDS encoding DUF397 domain-containing protein produces the protein MEVAPGFPEVVPVRDSKAPDGPVLLVSPQAWAAFTSCLALQPGRVRA, from the coding sequence ATCGAAGTAGCCCCCGGTTTCCCCGAAGTCGTCCCGGTCCGCGACAGCAAAGCCCCTGACGGACCTGTGCTGTTGGTGTCCCCCCAAGCCTGGGCGGCATTCACCTCGTGCCTCGCGCTCCAGCCTGGAAGGGTACGAGCATGA